The nucleotide sequence CCTCCCGGCGACGCCGAAGACCCGGCGGAACGGCAGCACGGTGCCGAACGGCTGCTCGGGATAGGCCGACCGCAGTCGCTCGGCGTACTCGGCGCTGAAGGCCGCCTGCTCGTCGTCGTCCAGCGCGGCCAGCGTGGGGCGAAGTCCGGTGCCGCGCATCCACTCGAGCACCGGGTCCGGGCCGTCGAGCACGTGCAGGTAGGTGGTCTCCCAGGCGTCCACCCGCAGCCCGAGGGCGGCCAGCCGGGTCAGGTAGTCGACCGGGTCGGGGGTCGAGGCCGGCGGCGCCGCCGGGAGCCGGTCGCGCCAGCCCGGGGATGCGGCCAGCTCGCGCAGCAGCGTGTGCGCGGGCGAGCCGAAGTTGCCCGGCACCTGCAGGGCCAGCACGCCACCGGGGGCGAGCCAGGCCCCGAACGTC is from Actinomycetes bacterium and encodes:
- a CDS encoding methyltransferase domain-containing protein — its product is SDPGLVVDLGCGPGGLTASLARRWPAARVVGVDSSAEMIGAARSLDAGDVAPRLGFVEADLREWTPDASVDVLVSNAVLQWVPDHLDLLPTFGAWLAPGGVLALQVPGNFGSPAHTLLRELAASPGWRDRLPAAPPASTPDPVDYLTRLAALGLRVDAWETTYLHVLDGPDPVLEWMRGTGLRPTLAALDDDEQAAFSAEYAERLRSAYPEQPFGTVLPFRRVFGVAGRPR